A genome region from Triticum aestivum cultivar Chinese Spring chromosome 2B, IWGSC CS RefSeq v2.1, whole genome shotgun sequence includes the following:
- the LOC123039940 gene encoding bisdemethoxycurcumin synthase, whose protein sequence is MAGSSPKVSEIRCAQRAEGSAAMLAIGTANPANKVSQEEYPDYYFRVTKSEHLTDHKDTFKIICGLTGTENRFFYHTDELLNSHPVLLDNTSPSREARHDIVAKAAPELAAAAAKKAIAKWGRPASDITHLIVSTNSDAGAPSADVRLVSLLGLRADVCRTMLHLNGCFAGCSALRLAKDLAENNCGARVLVACVELAISGFCSPGEGDCLDTLITHALFGDGAGAVIVGANPMHPIENPLFEMVSVSQTLVPSTENVLTLNLGSNGTHGKVYTKLPTLVADTMEPCLLEVFGPLEMDFQWNDLFWAVHPGSRGILDQLDKTLQLEPTKLAASRTVVQKFGNMFSATVIFVLDELQRRMEEEGEQAEWGAMVGFGPGFTIETMVLHATGALKKK, encoded by the exons ATGGCAGGCAGCTCACCGAAGGTTAGTGAGATCCGGTGTGCGCAGCGTGCGGAAGGCTCCGCGGCAATGCTGGCTATCGGAACAGCAAATCCGGCGAACAAGGTGTCCCAAGAAGAGTACCCTGACTATTATTTCCGCGTTACCAAGAGCGAGCACCTTACTGACCATAAAGACACATTCAAGATAATAT GTGGTCTAACGGGCACGGAGAATCGTTTCTTCTACCACACGGATGAACTGCTCAACTCCCACCCTGTCTTGCTGGACAACACGTCACCGTCCCGTGAGGCTCGGCATGATATCGTGGCCAAGGCTGCTCCAGAGcttgcggcagcagcagcaaagaagGCCATCGCAAAGTGGGGCCGTCCGGCCAGTGACATCACCCACCTTATCGTCAGCACCAACTCTGACGCTGGCGCCCCAAGCGCTGACGTACGCTTGGTTTCACTCCTTGGCCTTCGCGCCGATGTCTGTCGTACCATGCTCCATCTTAACGGCTGCTTCGCCGGCTGCTCCGCCTTGCGCCTAGCCAAGGACCTTGCTGAGAATAACTGTGGGGCACGCGTCCTCGTAGCTTGCGTGGAGCTCGCCATTTCTGGCTTCTGCAGCCCCGGCGAAGGGGACTGCTTAGACACCCTCATCACTCATGCGTTGTTTGGTGATGGGGCAGGCGCGGTAATCGTCGGCGCCAACCCCATGCACCCCATCGAGAATCCTCTGTTTGAGATGGTGTCCGTCTCTCAGACCCTCGTGCCGAGCACTGAGAATGTGCTCACCCTGAACTTGGGGAGCAATGGCACTCATGGGAAAGTTTACACCAAACTGCCCACACTGGTAGCAGACACCATGGAACCTTGTCTTCTGGAAGTGTTTGGTCCACTTGAGATGGACTTCCAATGGAATGACCTCTTCTGGGCAGTGCACCCTGGCAGCCGTGGGATCTTGGACCAACTTGACAAGACACTCCAGTTGGAGCCCACGAAGCTAGCGGCGAGCAGAACTGTCGTACAGAAGTTTGGGAACATGTTTAGCGCCACCGTGATCTTCGTGCTTGATGAGCTACAGCGtcgaatggaggaggaaggagagcaAGCTGAGTGGGGGGCCATGGTGGGATTTGGACCAGGCTTCACTATCGAGACCATGGTGCTCCATGCAACCGGCGCTCTCAAGAAAAAATAG